GGAGCGTTCATGTGCATGTAGTCGAGGTACTGCTGCGTCATCCGCCGCAGCGCCTGATGCCGGTCCACGTGGTCGATGTCCTGGATGTGGTGGAACATCTCCGACTGCCATACCGCGCCGTTGCGGCCGCTGACGCACCGCTGCTCGATGATCCCCAGCAGCGGCTCCCGCCAGGCGCTGTCCATGCCCCACCGCTCCAGCCCGCGGTCTGCGAGCGGCAGCAGGCGGCGCAGCACCAGTTCGGTCACGGGAACCTCACCCATCCCGGGCCAGTACAGCTGCGCATCGATTCCATGCCGGGCTGCGGCATACAGATTGTCCTCAGCAGCCGAGAACGACATCCGCGACCAGACCGGCCGGTCCTCGTCGACCAGGGCGCGGACCAGGCCGTAGTAGAAGGCGCCGTTCGACAGCACGTCGGCCACCGTGGGCCCCGCGGGCAGCACGCGGTTCTCCACCCGCAGGTGCGGTACGCCGTCGACGACGGCGTAAACGGGGCGGTTCCACCGATAGACCGTCCCGTTGTGCAGCGTCAGCTCGGCAAGTTCAGGGGTCCCTCCCTCGTCGAGCGTCTTCTGAGGATCCTCGTCGTCGCAGAGCGGCAGCAACGCCGGGAAGTACTGCGCATTCTCTTCGAAGAGATCGAAGACGCTGGTGATCCACCTCTCGCCGAACCACACCCGGGGCCGGACTCCCTGCACCTTGATCTCCTCCGGCCGGGTGTCGGTGGCCTGCTCGAACAGTGGAATACGCGTCTCGCGCCACAGCTCCTTGGAGAAGAGGAACGGAGAGTTCGCGGCCAGCGCCACCTGTACCCCGGCGACGGCCTGCGCGGCGTTCCAGTGGTCCGCGAACTCGTCCGGCGACACCTGCAGGTGGAACTGAGTGCTGGTACACGCCGCCTCCGGCGTGATCGTGTCCGCGTAGGTGCGCAGCCTCTCCACCCCGTCCACCGCGATCAACAGGTCCTCGCCCCGTGCGGCGAAGATCTGCTCGTTCAGCAGGTGGTACCGCGGATTCTCGGAAAGCGACGCCGGACCCACGTCCTTCAGCTCCAGCGTCGGCAGAATTCCGATCATGACCAGGTGCGTCCCGATCGCCGCGGCTTTCTCCTCGGCGTGGTTGAGCGCGTCCCGGATCTCCTGTTCCCAGGATCCGGGGCCGCCCGCGGTGAGCTGCCGCGGATCGATGTTGATCTCCAGGTTGAACCGCCCCAGCTCGGTCGACCAGGACGGGTCGGCCAGCGCCTCCAGGACGTCCGAGCCGCGCATGGCGGGCTCCGCGGCTTCGTCCACGAGGTTCAGTTCGATCTCCAACCCGACCTGCGGCCGCTCGAAGTCGAACCGTGACTCCCTCAGCATCTGAGCGAACACGTCGAGGCACGTGTGCATCTTGTTCCGGAACCGGCGACGGTCGTCACGGGTGAACTCCAGCGCCGGAACGTCGCGTCCCATTAGGCCCTCCCGAGACTCGTCGGCACGGACCCTTCTCTTCAGCGTCCCACTTCAGGGCCGACCCGACCATCGAGCCGGCCCCCAGCACCCGGCAGGTGTTTCACCGGTGGTGGCAGTCCCAGTGGCCCTTCACCCAGACCTGCTCCCAGTGCCCCGGAACGTAGACCCACTTGTAGGACTGGTTGTGCTCCCAGTAGCCGTGGTGCCACTTCCCGTGGTTGTCATGCCGGTCCGGGTGCCAGGTGTCGTGCTTGACCCGCTTCTTCTCCCAGTGGCCCTTGACCCACGTCTTCTCCCAGTGCCCCTTCTTCCACTCGCACCGGTCGTGATGGTCGTGCCGGTCGCCGTCGTCATGGGTCACGACAGTCGTGGCGACGGACGCCGGGGCAGGAGCAGCCGCCGC
The DNA window shown above is from Streptomyces vietnamensis and carries:
- a CDS encoding glutamate--cysteine ligase, producing the protein MGRDVPALEFTRDDRRRFRNKMHTCLDVFAQMLRESRFDFERPQVGLEIELNLVDEAAEPAMRGSDVLEALADPSWSTELGRFNLEINIDPRQLTAGGPGSWEQEIRDALNHAEEKAAAIGTHLVMIGILPTLELKDVGPASLSENPRYHLLNEQIFAARGEDLLIAVDGVERLRTYADTITPEAACTSTQFHLQVSPDEFADHWNAAQAVAGVQVALAANSPFLFSKELWRETRIPLFEQATDTRPEEIKVQGVRPRVWFGERWITSVFDLFEENAQYFPALLPLCDDEDPQKTLDEGGTPELAELTLHNGTVYRWNRPVYAVVDGVPHLRVENRVLPAGPTVADVLSNGAFYYGLVRALVDEDRPVWSRMSFSAAEDNLYAAARHGIDAQLYWPGMGEVPVTELVLRRLLPLADRGLERWGMDSAWREPLLGIIEQRCVSGRNGAVWQSEMFHHIQDIDHVDRHQALRRMTQQYLDYMHMNAPAHTWPVE